In Streptomyces sclerotialus, one genomic interval encodes:
- the lanKC gene encoding class III lanthionine synthetase LanKC has product MDKRYEVYCLADRYFYETPDRLSVGEGAAADDSAVYEAAQRAVPEGWRCFLSGDWLHVNPVDSEGNPRPGRPAQGWKVHVSACPDNAEKIASKVWDYCVSRAVPFKFVPGPRPLRLRNSKYADRASSGKFATIYPLDEAECHRILEELGSLLDGEPGPSILSDLRWHDGPLYVRYGGFARRYCVDGTGALVPAIENAEGRLVPDRHEPAFRPPEWVRLPDFLAPHLEARNATTVADLPYAVESALHFSNGGGVYVGRDRTTGERVVLKEARPHAGLAADGADAVTRLERERAALQRLSGLDVAPEVRDWFTVGEHRFLVVDNIPGKPLNACMAERHPLLTADPDPEELTSYTEWAVGMHAAVEQAVTAVHRRGLVLNDLHMFNVMVAPDEQSVTLLDFEAATDAADRPRQSLAHPCFVAPRDRTGYDIDRYALACLRLALFLPMTTLLAIERDKATDLAETIAREFPGVPPGFLEEAVRTICAPQPVKARIRRPAQARHLVAVDTREPYVCDPADWPRSRESMVRGILASATPERTDRLFPGDVAQFADGGGLGIAHGAAGVLYALSETGAEGFEEGEEWLLRQTAPPPLGTPLGCYDGLAGVAYVLDRLGHRERADELIERVLAEKWYRLAPDLYGGLAGIGLTLDHLARERGARELRDRALEAAGHAADRLESCANRAGLLRGASGPALLFLRLYEGTGDPGLLDLAAQALRSDLARCVRNERGTLLVDEGWRTMPYLGAGSVGIAMVLDDYLTHRADAEFEEARMAMLPAAQARFYAQPGLFRGRAGMVLHLARTTTPDPEVEAALAAQIADLSWYTMPYRGELAFPGDQLMRLSMDLSTGTAGCLLALGSALHEEPVQLPFLPPLPEPNALRL; this is encoded by the coding sequence ATGGACAAGCGGTACGAGGTGTACTGCCTGGCTGACAGGTATTTCTATGAAACCCCGGACCGTTTGTCCGTCGGGGAAGGTGCCGCAGCTGACGACAGTGCGGTGTACGAAGCGGCGCAGCGCGCGGTCCCCGAAGGGTGGCGTTGTTTCCTCTCCGGGGACTGGCTCCACGTGAATCCCGTGGACAGCGAGGGGAACCCGCGTCCGGGCAGGCCGGCCCAGGGGTGGAAGGTACATGTGTCGGCCTGCCCGGACAATGCGGAGAAGATTGCCTCCAAGGTGTGGGACTACTGCGTCTCCCGGGCCGTACCGTTCAAATTCGTGCCGGGTCCGCGACCGCTGCGGCTGCGGAATTCCAAATACGCGGACCGGGCGTCGAGCGGCAAATTTGCCACCATTTACCCGCTGGACGAGGCGGAATGCCATCGCATTCTGGAGGAGCTGGGCTCATTGCTGGACGGCGAGCCGGGCCCCTCCATCCTCAGCGACCTGCGGTGGCACGACGGCCCGCTGTACGTGCGGTACGGCGGGTTCGCGCGGCGGTACTGCGTCGACGGCACCGGGGCGCTGGTGCCCGCCATCGAGAACGCCGAGGGCCGGCTGGTCCCCGACCGCCACGAGCCCGCCTTCCGGCCGCCCGAGTGGGTGCGGCTGCCGGACTTCCTGGCCCCGCACCTGGAGGCGCGCAACGCTACCACCGTCGCCGACCTGCCGTACGCCGTCGAATCGGCGCTGCACTTCTCCAACGGGGGCGGCGTCTACGTCGGCCGGGACCGGACGACCGGGGAGCGGGTGGTCCTGAAGGAGGCCAGGCCGCACGCCGGGCTTGCCGCCGACGGCGCCGACGCGGTCACCCGGCTGGAGCGCGAACGCGCGGCGCTGCAGCGGCTGTCGGGCCTCGACGTGGCCCCGGAGGTGCGCGACTGGTTCACCGTCGGCGAGCACCGCTTCCTGGTCGTGGACAACATCCCGGGCAAGCCGCTGAACGCTTGCATGGCCGAGCGCCACCCGCTGCTGACCGCCGACCCCGACCCGGAGGAGCTGACCTCCTACACCGAGTGGGCGGTGGGCATGCACGCGGCCGTCGAGCAGGCCGTCACCGCGGTGCACCGCCGTGGCCTGGTCCTCAACGACCTGCACATGTTCAACGTCATGGTCGCGCCCGACGAACAGAGCGTCACCCTGCTGGACTTCGAGGCCGCCACGGACGCCGCCGACCGGCCCCGGCAGTCCCTCGCCCACCCCTGCTTCGTCGCCCCGCGCGACCGCACCGGCTACGACATCGACCGGTACGCGCTGGCCTGCCTGCGCCTCGCGCTGTTCCTGCCGATGACGACGCTGCTGGCGATCGAGCGCGACAAGGCCACGGACCTGGCCGAGACCATCGCCCGCGAGTTCCCCGGCGTACCGCCCGGGTTCCTGGAGGAAGCCGTGCGGACGATCTGCGCGCCCCAGCCCGTCAAGGCCCGGATCCGGCGCCCCGCGCAGGCCCGCCATCTCGTCGCGGTCGACACCCGCGAACCGTACGTCTGCGATCCGGCCGACTGGCCGCGCAGCCGCGAGTCCATGGTCCGGGGCATCCTCGCCTCGGCCACACCCGAGCGCACGGACCGCCTGTTCCCCGGCGACGTCGCCCAGTTCGCCGACGGCGGCGGACTCGGCATCGCCCACGGGGCGGCCGGTGTCCTGTACGCGCTCTCCGAGACGGGTGCCGAGGGGTTCGAGGAGGGTGAGGAGTGGTTATTGCGGCAGACCGCTCCGCCTCCCCTCGGCACCCCCCTCGGGTGCTACGACGGACTCGCCGGCGTCGCCTACGTCCTGGACCGGCTCGGCCACCGCGAACGGGCCGACGAGCTGATCGAGCGGGTGCTCGCCGAGAAGTGGTACCGGCTCGCGCCCGACCTGTACGGCGGGCTGGCCGGCATCGGTCTCACCCTGGACCACCTGGCGCGCGAACGCGGCGCACGCGAACTGCGCGACCGTGCGCTGGAGGCGGCCGGACACGCCGCCGACCGGCTGGAGAGCTGCGCGAACCGGGCCGGGCTGCTGCGCGGCGCGAGCGGCCCCGCGCTGCTCTTCCTGCGGCTGTACGAAGGCACCGGGGACCCCGGGCTGCTGGACCTCGCCGCGCAGGCACTGCGCAGCGACCTCGCCCGGTGCGTCCGCAACGAACGCGGCACGCTGCTGGTCGACGAGGGCTGGCGCACGATGCCGTACCTCGGTGCCGGTTCGGTGGGCATCGCGATGGTCCTGGACGACTACCTCACGCACCGCGCCGACGCGGAGTTCGAGGAGGCGCGCATGGCGATGCTGCCGGCCGCGCAGGCCCGCTTCTACGCGCAGCCGGGCCTCTTCAGGGGCCGCGCCGGCATGGTGCTGCACCTGGCCCGTACCACGACGCCCGACCCCGAGGTCGAGGCCGCGCTCGCCGCGCAGATCGCCGACCTGAGCTGGTACACCATGCCGTACCGAGGAGAACTGGCTTTCCCCGGGGACCAGTTGATGCGGCTCTCGATGGACCTGTCCACCGGGACGGCCGGCTGTCTCCTCGCCCTGGGTTCGGCGCTGCACGAGGAGCCCGTACAGCTGCCCTTCCTCCCGCCGCTGCCCGAACCGAACGCGTTGCGCCTCTGA
- a CDS encoding ABC transporter ATP-binding protein gives MADGNGSGSGVHGSGARTDGGIRLRDGARQFLGRRRAVVARLAAWSVAEAAQTFLIGFAPARAIDDGFLAGRLTVGLGWLAAAALAVAVGSYGTGRVYRSVADLVEPLRDELLRRVVTRALRQADHGAVSRAAHQVEIARDTFGALVMVSRGFVFTAAGALIGLATLAPVLLLVVLPPLVLGLVLLAVTLRPTARGQETYLVADEAIARGVGVAVGGLRDVTAGGAEERVVRELGERFDAEWRASRTLARWGVCRNLALGVGGRLPVVLLLVSVPWLLDQGVTPGALVGALAYLTQALLPALHALLHGLGTSGTRLAVVLRRLTGTGRYAPGTGRAAPAGPSEVTEAVEAAGAVPAPRPPGPAGPGLPVSAGPALPARAGAPDRLALPPVPALPALPPAPGVPAPPADRPRPALVPVPPGGRAGGGRHAKRPRHALPPKRLTLSGGLPVLARAQDGRPAQAAAGYSGDGADGAPEPLPAWATPPAGSGLALEARGVSFAYGEHATPVVQGLELTLPVGGHLAVVGPSGIGKSTLAALLAGVLVPDRGEIRLGANGAGSRRVLVPQQAYVFSGTLRENMLYLCPRPEAVPDAALRASAVAVGAAGLVQRLGGFGARVTPGTLSAGERQLIALARAHLAPAPLAILDEAGCHLDAAAEARAERAFAARSGGSLIVVAHRISSALRADRVLVMDGTYALCGRHRDLLRRSALYRDLVGEWTEPASPALTR, from the coding sequence GTGGCCGACGGGAACGGAAGCGGGAGCGGCGTGCACGGCAGCGGAGCAAGAACGGACGGCGGGATACGGCTGCGGGACGGGGCCCGGCAGTTCCTGGGGCGGCGGCGGGCCGTCGTGGCGCGGCTGGCCGCGTGGTCCGTCGCCGAGGCCGCCCAGACGTTCCTGATCGGCTTCGCGCCGGCCCGGGCGATCGACGACGGCTTCCTCGCCGGCCGGCTCACCGTCGGCCTGGGCTGGCTGGCCGCCGCCGCGCTGGCCGTCGCGGTCGGCTCGTACGGTACGGGCCGGGTCTACCGTTCCGTCGCCGACCTGGTCGAACCGCTCCGCGACGAGCTGCTCCGACGGGTCGTCACCCGCGCGCTGCGGCAGGCCGACCACGGTGCGGTCTCCCGCGCCGCGCACCAGGTGGAGATCGCGCGCGACACCTTCGGCGCGCTGGTGATGGTGTCCCGGGGCTTCGTCTTCACCGCCGCCGGCGCCCTGATCGGCCTCGCGACGCTCGCCCCGGTGCTGCTGCTCGTCGTCCTGCCGCCGCTCGTGCTCGGCCTGGTGCTCCTCGCCGTGACGCTGCGTCCGACGGCGCGCGGCCAGGAGACGTACCTGGTGGCCGACGAGGCCATCGCCCGAGGGGTGGGCGTGGCGGTCGGCGGCCTGCGCGACGTGACGGCGGGCGGCGCGGAGGAACGCGTGGTGCGCGAGCTGGGGGAGCGCTTCGACGCCGAGTGGCGCGCGTCCCGCACCCTCGCCCGCTGGGGCGTCTGCCGGAACCTGGCGCTCGGCGTGGGCGGGCGGCTGCCGGTGGTCCTGCTGCTGGTCTCCGTGCCCTGGCTGCTGGACCAGGGGGTGACGCCGGGCGCACTGGTCGGCGCGCTGGCCTACCTCACGCAGGCGCTGCTGCCCGCGCTGCACGCCCTGCTGCACGGGCTGGGCACGTCCGGCACCCGGCTGGCCGTCGTCCTGCGCCGGCTGACCGGGACCGGGCGGTACGCGCCGGGCACCGGCCGCGCCGCTCCGGCGGGCCCCTCGGAGGTCACCGAGGCGGTGGAAGCGGCCGGTGCGGTGCCGGCCCCGCGCCCGCCCGGCCCGGCGGGACCCGGCCTCCCCGTCAGCGCGGGCCCCGCGCTCCCCGCCCGTGCCGGCGCTCCGGACAGGCTCGCGCTGCCGCCCGTGCCCGCCCTGCCCGCGCTGCCCCCGGCACCGGGCGTCCCGGCCCCGCCGGCCGACCGGCCCCGGCCTGCTCTCGTTCCCGTTCCCCCCGGCGGCCGGGCCGGCGGCGGGCGGCACGCCAAGCGCCCGCGGCACGCGCTGCCGCCCAAGCGGCTGACGCTCTCCGGCGGGCTTCCGGTGCTGGCCCGTGCGCAGGACGGACGGCCCGCGCAGGCGGCGGCCGGGTACTCCGGGGACGGTGCCGACGGCGCGCCCGAGCCGCTGCCCGCCTGGGCGACGCCGCCGGCCGGCAGCGGCCTGGCCCTGGAGGCGCGGGGGGTGTCCTTCGCGTACGGCGAGCACGCGACGCCCGTGGTGCAGGGGCTGGAGCTGACCCTGCCGGTCGGCGGACACCTGGCCGTCGTCGGGCCGAGCGGCATCGGCAAGTCGACCCTCGCGGCGCTGCTCGCGGGGGTGCTCGTCCCCGACCGGGGAGAGATCCGGCTGGGCGCGAACGGCGCGGGGTCCAGGCGCGTGCTCGTACCGCAGCAGGCCTATGTGTTCTCCGGGACGCTCCGCGAGAACATGCTGTACCTCTGCCCGCGCCCCGAGGCGGTGCCGGACGCCGCCCTGCGGGCCTCGGCCGTGGCCGTGGGCGCCGCCGGACTGGTGCAGCGGCTGGGCGGGTTCGGCGCGCGGGTCACGCCCGGCACGCTCTCGGCCGGCGAGCGCCAGCTGATCGCCCTGGCCCGCGCGCATCTCGCGCCGGCGCCGCTCGCCATCCTCGACGAGGCCGGCTGCCACCTGGACGCCGCGGCGGAAGCCCGCGCCGAGCGGGCCTTCGCGGCCCGGTCCGGCGGCTCGCTGATCGTCGTCGCGCACCGCATCAGTTCGGCGCTCCGCGCCGACCGCGTCCTGGTGATGGACGGTACGTACGCGCTGTGCGGGCGCCACCGCGATCTGCTGCGGCGCTCCGCGCTCTACCGCGACCTGGTGGGGGAGTGGACGGAACCGGCGTCCCCGGCGCTCACCCGCTGA
- a CDS encoding ABC transporter transmembrane domain-containing protein, giving the protein MTAKPADRLLLGALRHSAPRASAVLLLTTGGAAVGLALPAVLGHTLDLLLDGRPAQPWLFACAGLTALLVLLGTLDGLLTGTTDARATVWLRRRALRGVLAAGPTATDRHETGDLVSRIVGNAATAGTAPTALAATAATALTPVGALVALALLDPWTAAAFVVGLPLLALLMRAFVRETGDCVAQYQRIQGDIAARLLEAVGGARTIAAAGSHEREAARILKPLPALSRQGHRMWRVQGRTTAQAAALIPLVQIAVLAVGGLRLLNGALSIGDLLAAARYAVLAAGVGTVVGHLNGLVHSRAAARRLTELQDLPAIEYGDQEAAGTHPPAEAGTAAGAEAGAGACTGALELRDITVRKAGHTVLDGLNLRVPGGCTMAVVGRSGTGKSLLAAVAGRLAEPDAGEVLLDGEPLRHLSHYALRRSVGYAFARPALLGDTVHDTVAYGVYEPGPGDVEAAAHAAGAASFIRRLPEGYATPCADVPLSGGEIQRLGLARAFAHAERLLILDDATSSLDTVTELRVGRALLRDVRAGTRLIIAHRAATAARADLVAWLDAGCIRALAPHATLWADPGYRALFGPEETAPPAGEARQESWTVPVSAEEDRTTARLPVRKRQPRQPGASGPTAGKSAAGAGGPRPRRAIGHGGRCRRPAGEGAGAAAPGTSGSGAPDGGLPGGGRPGAGAPGRGARGAAEAPEPRLGGARLEGLTPVEAQWPQSAPGGTSVPSWAHGRQAAGGSAPAPRRRPLAGAGPVPEGIPVPEGMPVTQRRRQALADLLAQGEPPAPGAVPGRAPEARPGTEEAAAPQARSGTEAAAPQAPRPEVTAARVVALGDRRPADRRGDR; this is encoded by the coding sequence GTGACCGCCAAACCCGCCGACCGGCTGCTGCTCGGCGCGCTGCGCCACAGCGCCCCCCGGGCCTCGGCAGTCCTGCTGCTCACCACCGGCGGCGCCGCGGTCGGTCTCGCCCTCCCGGCCGTCCTCGGCCACACCCTCGACCTGCTGCTCGACGGCCGCCCCGCCCAGCCCTGGCTGTTCGCCTGCGCCGGACTCACCGCACTGCTCGTCCTCCTCGGCACGCTCGACGGGCTGCTCACCGGCACCACGGACGCCCGCGCCACCGTCTGGCTGCGCCGCCGGGCGCTGCGCGGCGTGCTGGCCGCCGGGCCCACCGCCACCGACCGCCACGAGACCGGCGACCTGGTGTCGCGCATCGTGGGCAACGCCGCCACGGCCGGCACCGCGCCCACCGCGCTCGCCGCCACCGCCGCCACGGCCCTCACCCCCGTCGGCGCGCTGGTGGCGCTGGCCCTGCTCGACCCGTGGACCGCGGCCGCCTTCGTCGTCGGACTGCCCCTGCTGGCGCTGCTGATGCGCGCCTTCGTCCGCGAGACGGGGGACTGCGTGGCGCAGTACCAGCGGATCCAGGGCGACATCGCGGCACGGCTGCTGGAAGCGGTCGGCGGCGCCCGCACCATCGCCGCCGCCGGCAGCCACGAACGCGAGGCCGCGCGCATCCTCAAGCCCCTGCCGGCCCTCTCCCGCCAGGGCCACCGCATGTGGCGGGTGCAGGGCCGGACCACCGCCCAGGCCGCCGCGCTGATCCCGCTGGTGCAGATCGCCGTGCTCGCCGTCGGCGGACTGCGGCTGCTGAACGGCGCGCTCAGCATCGGCGACCTGCTCGCCGCCGCCCGGTACGCCGTGCTCGCGGCGGGCGTCGGCACGGTCGTCGGCCACCTCAACGGCCTGGTGCACAGCCGCGCCGCGGCCCGCAGACTCACCGAACTCCAGGACCTGCCCGCCATCGAGTACGGCGACCAGGAGGCCGCGGGGACGCACCCGCCGGCGGAGGCGGGCACGGCCGCGGGCGCGGAAGCGGGTGCCGGGGCGTGCACGGGGGCGCTCGAACTGCGCGACATCACCGTACGGAAGGCCGGCCACACCGTCCTGGACGGCCTCAACCTGCGCGTGCCCGGCGGCTGCACGATGGCCGTCGTCGGCCGCTCCGGCACCGGCAAGTCCCTGCTCGCCGCCGTCGCCGGACGGCTCGCCGAACCGGACGCCGGTGAAGTCCTGCTGGACGGCGAGCCGTTGCGCCACCTCAGCCACTACGCGCTGCGGCGCTCCGTCGGCTACGCCTTCGCACGGCCCGCGCTGCTGGGCGACACGGTCCACGACACCGTGGCGTACGGCGTGTACGAGCCGGGCCCCGGCGACGTGGAGGCGGCGGCCCACGCGGCGGGTGCCGCCTCCTTCATCCGGCGGCTGCCCGAGGGGTACGCCACGCCCTGCGCCGACGTGCCGCTGTCCGGCGGGGAGATCCAGCGGCTGGGGCTGGCCCGCGCGTTCGCGCACGCCGAGCGGCTGCTGATCCTCGACGACGCGACGTCCAGCCTCGACACGGTCACCGAACTCCGGGTCGGCCGCGCGCTGCTGCGTGACGTACGTGCCGGGACGCGCCTGATCATCGCGCACCGTGCCGCCACCGCGGCCCGCGCCGACCTGGTCGCCTGGCTCGACGCGGGCTGCATCCGGGCCCTGGCGCCGCACGCCACGCTCTGGGCGGACCCGGGCTACCGGGCCCTGTTCGGACCGGAGGAGACCGCGCCGCCCGCGGGGGAGGCCCGGCAGGAGAGCTGGACGGTGCCGGTGTCGGCCGAGGAGGACCGGACGACGGCCAGGCTGCCGGTGCGGAAGCGGCAGCCGAGGCAACCGGGCGCGAGCGGGCCGACGGCGGGGAAGTCGGCGGCCGGCGCGGGCGGCCCGCGGCCCCGGCGGGCGATCGGCCACGGGGGGCGCTGCCGCCGGCCGGCGGGGGAGGGGGCGGGCGCCGCTGCCCCGGGCACCTCGGGCAGCGGGGCCCCGGACGGTGGCCTCCCCGGCGGCGGCCGTCCGGGCGCCGGGGCCCCCGGCCGTGGCGCCCGCGGCGCGGCGGAGGCACCCGAACCGCGGCTCGGCGGCGCGCGGCTGGAGGGGCTGACGCCTGTGGAGGCGCAGTGGCCGCAGTCGGCGCCCGGCGGCACGAGCGTCCCGAGCTGGGCCCACGGCCGGCAGGCCGCGGGCGGGAGCGCGCCGGCCCCCCGGCGCAGGCCGCTGGCGGGTGCGGGACCGGTACCGGAGGGGATACCGGTGCCGGAAGGGATGCCCGTCACGCAGCGCCGCCGCCAGGCGCTGGCGGACCTGCTCGCACAGGGCGAGCCGCCGGCCCCCGGGGCGGTGCCCGGCCGGGCACCGGAGGCCAGGCCCGGGACGGAGGAGGCCGCGGCACCGCAGGCCCGGTCCGGCACGGAGGCCGCGGCGCCGCAGGCCCCGCGCCCGGAGGTGACCGCGGCGCGCGTCGTGGCCCTCGGTGACCGGCGCCCGGCGGACCGGCGGGGTGACCGGTGA